The following are from one region of the Coffea eugenioides isolate CCC68of chromosome 2, Ceug_1.0, whole genome shotgun sequence genome:
- the LOC113761327 gene encoding universal stress protein PHOS32 isoform X1, whose product MASPQKPPAESDRPPAAILHQPASPRFPSGTPTSGANRKIAIAVDLSDESAYAVKWAVQNYLRPGDAVILLHVRPTSVLYGADWGSVDLSVTDEESQQKMEDDFDNLTTTKANDLAQPLVEANIPFKIHIVKDHDMKERLCLEVERLGLSAVIMGSRGFGAARRSTKGRLGSVSDYCVHHCVCPVVVVRYPDEKDGASDVGEGLKKSGELKNLEGLHPVPEEEPIYHDSSDKATGEWCQNGSRLVLIS is encoded by the exons ATGGCATCACCGCAAAAGCCGCCGGCGGAGTCGGACCGACCACCGGCCGCGATTCTCCACCAGCCAGCTTCACCCCGCTTCCCATCTGGGACACCGACATCCGGGGCCAATCGGAAGATAGCTATCGCCGTCGATCTCAGTGACGAGAGCGCCTACGCGGTGAAATGGGCTGTTCAGAATTACCTACGTCCCGGCGACGCCGTGATCCTCCTCCACGTCCGTCCCACCTCCGTTCTCTATGGCGCTGACTGGGGTTCCGTCGACTTATCGGTCACCGACGAGGAATCCCAGCAAAAAATGGAAGATGACTTCGACAATCTCACCACAACTAAAGCTAATGACTTGGCGCAGCCGCTGGTGGAAGCCAATATTCCGTTCAAGATCCATATTGTTAAAGACCATGATATGAAAGAAAGACTTTGTTTGGAAGTGGAGAGATTGGGATTGAGTGCGGTAATCATGGGAAGCCGGGGGTTTGGGGCGGCGAGGCGAAGTACTAAAGGAAGACTTGGGAGTGTTAGTGATTATTGTGTCCATCATTGTGTTTGTCCTGTGGTTGTTGTTAGGTACCCTGATGAAAAAGATGGAGCTTCTGATGTAGGAGAAGGTTTGAAAAAATCAGGGGAGTTGAAGAATCTTGAAGGGCTTCACCCTGTTCCTGAGGAGGAGCCTATCTATCATGATTCCTCGGATAAAGCTACAG GGGAATGGTGCCAAAATGGATCAAGGCTGGTTTTGATTAGCTAA
- the LOC113761327 gene encoding universal stress protein PHOS32 isoform X2, with protein MASPQKPPAESDRPPAAILHQPASPRFPSGTPTSGANRKIAIAVDLSDESAYAVKWAVQNYLRPGDAVILLHVRPTSVLYGADWGSVDLSVTDEESQQKMEDDFDNLTTTKANDLAQPLVEANIPFKIHIVKDHDMKERLCLEVERLGLSAVIMGSRGFGAARRSTKGRLGSVSDYCVHHCVCPVVVVRYPDEKDGASDVGEGLKKSGELKNLEGLHPVPEEEPIYHDSSDKATDSEKAS; from the coding sequence ATGGCATCACCGCAAAAGCCGCCGGCGGAGTCGGACCGACCACCGGCCGCGATTCTCCACCAGCCAGCTTCACCCCGCTTCCCATCTGGGACACCGACATCCGGGGCCAATCGGAAGATAGCTATCGCCGTCGATCTCAGTGACGAGAGCGCCTACGCGGTGAAATGGGCTGTTCAGAATTACCTACGTCCCGGCGACGCCGTGATCCTCCTCCACGTCCGTCCCACCTCCGTTCTCTATGGCGCTGACTGGGGTTCCGTCGACTTATCGGTCACCGACGAGGAATCCCAGCAAAAAATGGAAGATGACTTCGACAATCTCACCACAACTAAAGCTAATGACTTGGCGCAGCCGCTGGTGGAAGCCAATATTCCGTTCAAGATCCATATTGTTAAAGACCATGATATGAAAGAAAGACTTTGTTTGGAAGTGGAGAGATTGGGATTGAGTGCGGTAATCATGGGAAGCCGGGGGTTTGGGGCGGCGAGGCGAAGTACTAAAGGAAGACTTGGGAGTGTTAGTGATTATTGTGTCCATCATTGTGTTTGTCCTGTGGTTGTTGTTAGGTACCCTGATGAAAAAGATGGAGCTTCTGATGTAGGAGAAGGTTTGAAAAAATCAGGGGAGTTGAAGAATCTTGAAGGGCTTCACCCTGTTCCTGAGGAGGAGCCTATCTATCATGATTCCTCGGATAAAGCTACAG